In Melanotaenia boesemani isolate fMelBoe1 chromosome 7, fMelBoe1.pri, whole genome shotgun sequence, a single window of DNA contains:
- the gm2a gene encoding ganglioside GM2 activator: MDMSLTVSVVVAVLLSQVNCDSFQMTRVKNAKVLGFDWENCGQPDAPAVLKTLTVAPDPITIPGDLKASASGSTSVELAAPLSLNVTLEKEVAGFWVKVPCVEDLGSCHYQDACDLLNQLIPPGQDCPEPLHTYGLPCRCPFKAGSYSLPESDFYLPYLDLPYWLTNGNYRVQGDLGSEGKELGCLKISLSIHSN, translated from the exons ATGGACATGTCTCTGACGGTCTCCGTAGTTGTCGCTGTGCTTCTGTCGCAGGTGAACTGCGACTCCTTCCAGATGACGAGAGTCAAAAACGCGAAG GTTTTGGGTTTTGACTGGGAGAACTGTGGACAGCCAGATGCTCCAGCAGTGCTGAAGACCCTGACAGTGGCTCCAGACCCAATCACTATCCCAGGAGACCTGAAAGCCTCCGCATCTGGATCCACATCTGTTGAACTTGCTGCCCCTCTGTCT ctgaacGTGACTCTGGAGAAGGAGGTGGCAGGTTTCTGGGTGAAGGTGCCTTGTGTGGAAGACCTGGGCAGTTGCCACTATCAGGATGCCTGTGATCTCCTAAACCAGCTGATCCCACCGGGTCAGGACTGTCCAGAACCACTGCACACCTATGGCCTGCCCTGCCGCTGCCCCTTCAAAGCT GGCTCGTACTCTCTGCCTGAGTCCGACTTCTACCTTCCCTACTTGGATCTGCCTTACTGGTTGACCAACGGGAACTACCGCGTTCAGGGAGACCTAGGCAGCGAGGGCAAAGAGCTGGGCTGCCTCAAGATCTCCCTCTCCATTCACTCCAACTGA